The following coding sequences are from one Streptomyces sp. NBC_01485 window:
- a CDS encoding shikimate dehydrogenase produces MTVVSKDSYLVGLIGSGIGPSLSPALHEREADRQGLRYLYRLVDIDVLGVAPEAVGDLVRGARELGFDGLNITHPCKQLVIPHLDGLSAQAEALGAVNTVVFEDGRAVGHNTDVTGFAASFARGLPDVPLERVVQLGAGGAGVAVAHAMLTLGAGQVTVVDALPDRAADLADALNRHFGPGRAASATPDRLADLLARADGIVHATPTGMAAHPGLPFPAELLRPGLWVAEVVYRPLETELLRTARAVGCATLDGGGMAVFQAADAFRLFTGREPDSVSMLADFAELARVAEHSV; encoded by the coding sequence GTGACCGTCGTCTCCAAGGACTCGTATCTCGTCGGGCTGATCGGTTCCGGCATCGGCCCGTCCCTCAGCCCGGCGCTGCACGAGCGGGAGGCCGACCGGCAGGGGCTGCGCTATCTGTACCGACTGGTCGACATCGACGTGCTCGGGGTCGCCCCCGAGGCGGTGGGCGACCTGGTGCGCGGCGCGCGCGAACTCGGCTTCGACGGGCTCAACATCACGCATCCGTGCAAGCAGTTGGTCATCCCGCACCTCGACGGGCTCTCCGCGCAGGCCGAGGCGCTCGGCGCGGTCAACACCGTCGTCTTCGAGGACGGCCGGGCCGTCGGCCACAACACGGACGTCACCGGCTTCGCCGCCTCCTTCGCGCGCGGCCTGCCGGACGTCCCGCTGGAGCGGGTCGTGCAACTGGGCGCGGGCGGTGCGGGCGTGGCCGTCGCACACGCCATGCTCACCCTCGGCGCCGGGCAGGTCACCGTCGTCGACGCGCTGCCCGACCGGGCCGCGGACCTCGCCGACGCCCTGAACCGCCACTTCGGGCCCGGCCGGGCCGCGTCCGCCACCCCGGACCGGCTGGCCGACCTGCTCGCGCGGGCCGACGGCATCGTGCACGCCACCCCCACCGGCATGGCTGCCCACCCCGGCCTGCCCTTCCCCGCGGAACTGCTGCGCCCGGGTCTGTGGGTCGCCGAGGTCGTCTACCGCCCCCTGGAGACCGAACTGTTGCGCACCGCCCGCGCGGTGGGCTGCGCCACTCTCGACGGCGGCGGAATGGCCGTCTTCCAGGCCGCGGACGCCTTCCGTCTGTTCACCGGCCGTGAGCCCGACAGCGTCAGCATGCTGGCCGACTTCGCGGAGCTGGCCCGCGTGGCGGAGCACTCCGTATGA
- a CDS encoding bifunctional sugar phosphate isomerase/epimerase/4-hydroxyphenylpyruvate dioxygenase family protein — MRTSIATVSLSGSLTEKLTAAARAGFDGVEIFENDLLASPLTPEEVRARCADLGLTIDLYQPMRDMEAVPAGEFARNLRRARHKFELMGRLGADTVLVCSSVSPLAEDDDALAAAQLSQLADLAQDFGVRVAYEALAWGRHVSTYDHAWRIVETADHPALGTCLDSFHILSRDSDPKNLEGIEDIPGEKIFFLQLADAPLLGMDVLQWSRHHRCFPGQGGFDVAGLVKHVLCTGYDGPLSLEVFNDVFRQAEAGPTAVDARRSLLILQEEAGIEALPAPAAPTGVAFAELVTHDAEPVVALLTGLGFARTARHRGKPVELWEQGEARILVNTGPAARRDGTTLAAIGLESPDPAAAARRAEALLAPVLPRRRAPEDAPLDAVAAPDGTELFLCATDRPELPNWRTDFEPAPHTPTARADFRIDHVALTQPWHHFDEAVLFHRGVLGLDAQESVDVADPYGLLRSRAVVSADGGVRFPLTVGAAPGDGTAHARHIALATDDVVGAARRFIAAGARLLRIPANYYDDLAARYEFADGELETYRDLGILYDRDAHGVFRHCYTHTVGRVFLELVQRDGGYQGYGAANAPVRLAAQHAGR; from the coding sequence GTGCGGACGTCCATAGCCACCGTCTCCCTCAGCGGATCCCTCACCGAGAAGCTCACGGCCGCCGCCCGGGCCGGTTTCGACGGCGTCGAGATCTTCGAGAACGACCTGCTGGCGAGCCCCCTCACCCCGGAGGAGGTCCGCGCCCGCTGCGCCGACCTCGGCCTCACCATCGACCTCTACCAGCCGATGCGGGACATGGAGGCCGTGCCCGCCGGGGAGTTCGCCCGCAACCTGCGCCGCGCCCGGCACAAGTTCGAGCTGATGGGCCGGCTCGGCGCGGACACCGTCCTCGTCTGCTCCAGCGTCTCCCCGCTCGCCGAGGACGACGACGCCCTCGCCGCCGCGCAACTGAGCCAACTGGCCGACCTCGCCCAGGACTTCGGCGTCCGCGTCGCCTACGAGGCACTCGCCTGGGGACGGCACGTCAGCACGTACGACCACGCCTGGCGCATCGTCGAGACCGCCGACCACCCCGCGCTCGGCACCTGCCTGGACAGCTTCCACATCCTCTCCCGAGACTCCGACCCCAAGAACCTCGAAGGCATCGAGGACATACCCGGCGAGAAGATCTTCTTCCTCCAACTGGCCGACGCCCCGCTGCTCGGCATGGACGTCCTGCAGTGGAGCCGCCACCACCGCTGCTTCCCCGGCCAGGGCGGCTTCGACGTCGCCGGGCTGGTGAAACACGTACTGTGCACCGGCTACGACGGCCCGCTCTCCCTGGAGGTCTTCAACGACGTCTTCCGGCAGGCCGAGGCCGGCCCGACCGCCGTGGACGCCCGCCGCTCCCTGCTGATCCTCCAGGAGGAGGCCGGTATCGAGGCGCTGCCCGCGCCCGCCGCCCCGACCGGCGTCGCCTTCGCCGAACTGGTCACCCACGACGCCGAACCCGTCGTCGCCCTCCTCACCGGCCTCGGCTTCGCCCGCACCGCCCGCCACCGCGGCAAACCGGTCGAGCTGTGGGAGCAGGGCGAGGCCCGCATCCTGGTCAACACCGGCCCGGCCGCCCGCCGTGACGGCACCACCCTCGCCGCGATCGGCCTGGAGTCACCGGACCCGGCCGCCGCCGCCCGCCGCGCCGAGGCCCTGCTCGCCCCCGTCCTGCCCCGCCGCCGCGCCCCCGAGGACGCCCCGCTCGACGCCGTGGCCGCCCCCGACGGCACCGAACTCTTCCTGTGCGCCACAGACCGCCCCGAACTCCCCAACTGGCGCACCGACTTCGAGCCCGCACCGCACACCCCCACAGCCCGGGCGGACTTCCGTATCGACCACGTGGCGCTCACTCAGCCCTGGCATCACTTCGACGAGGCGGTGCTCTTCCACCGCGGTGTTCTCGGGCTGGACGCACAGGAGAGCGTCGACGTCGCCGATCCCTACGGCCTGCTGCGCAGCCGTGCCGTCGTCAGCGCCGACGGCGGCGTCCGCTTTCCGCTCACCGTCGGCGCGGCCCCCGGCGACGGCACCGCGCACGCGCGGCACATCGCGCTGGCCACCGACGACGTGGTGGGCGCGGCCCGCCGCTTCATCGCGGCCGGGGCCCGTCTGCTGCGGATCCCCGCGAACTACTACGACGACCTCGCGGCCCGCTACGAGTTCGCCGACGGCGAGCTGGAGACCTACCGCGACCTCGGCATCCTCTACGACCGCGACGCGCACGGCGTTTTCCGCCACTGCTACACGCACACCGTGGGCCGCGTCTTCCTCGAACTCGTCCAGCGTGACGGCGGCTACCAGGGCTACGGCGCCGCCAACGCGCCGGTGCGGCTGGCCGCCCAGCACGCAGGGCGCTGA
- a CDS encoding membrane-associated oxidoreductase — translation MEINDLTPAEQRIWRAFATGATVDFRPQGDENGPDSPGIPYGPERTVRAVVLRALLLNGPREPGEIAALKLLGARITGRLDLRRAVVDSMIRLGHCRFDEAPRLGGAQLNYVSLRDSELPGLGAAHSRIDGGLRLTRCRISGPVHLSRAQIQGALYLDGAVIAVADSAVADALVADSAQPVLQLNQISIDDDLCARGLRAHGLIRLDGATVARSLDLEDAELSNPGAHVLDAESLQVGANLLGRRLRSHGRIDLRGARVPGRVDLLRSTLSNPGDTALRASSCVIGELWLREGAQIEGRLNLRRAEINQLHLEPEMLPDEVRLLDLTYTFLTPHEPAERRLPMLERDGGGFDPHGYEQLTAAYRRIGDDQAARLVQLAKQRRRRSTLPWYGKVWGRLQDAAVGYGFRPLRAAVWLLSLLAIGSIAYAGHHPPALKAGEAPDFNPVFYTLDLLLPVISFGQESAFAPTGWYQTLSYVLIVTGWILATTVVAGVTRTVSRQ, via the coding sequence ATGGAGATCAACGATCTGACACCGGCCGAACAGCGGATCTGGCGGGCCTTCGCCACGGGAGCGACCGTGGACTTCCGCCCACAGGGCGACGAGAACGGCCCCGACAGTCCCGGCATCCCCTACGGTCCCGAACGGACCGTCCGGGCGGTCGTGTTGCGGGCCTTGCTCCTCAACGGCCCCCGGGAACCAGGGGAGATAGCGGCCCTCAAGCTCTTGGGGGCGCGGATCACGGGCCGGCTCGACCTGCGGCGAGCGGTCGTCGACAGCATGATCCGCCTCGGCCACTGCCGCTTCGACGAGGCCCCACGACTGGGCGGCGCCCAGCTCAACTACGTCAGCCTGCGCGACTCCGAGCTGCCCGGTCTGGGCGCGGCGCACTCCCGCATCGACGGCGGACTGCGGCTGACCCGCTGCCGTATCAGCGGCCCGGTGCACCTCAGCAGAGCGCAGATCCAGGGCGCGTTGTACCTAGACGGGGCGGTCATCGCCGTAGCGGACAGCGCCGTGGCGGACGCCCTCGTGGCGGACTCCGCGCAGCCCGTCCTCCAGCTCAACCAGATCTCCATCGACGACGACCTGTGCGCGCGGGGCCTGCGCGCCCACGGGCTGATCCGGCTCGACGGCGCCACCGTCGCCCGCTCGCTCGACCTGGAGGACGCCGAGCTGAGCAACCCCGGCGCGCACGTGCTGGACGCGGAGTCCCTCCAGGTGGGCGCCAACCTGCTGGGCCGTCGGCTGCGTTCGCACGGCCGGATCGATCTGCGCGGCGCCCGCGTCCCCGGCCGGGTGGACCTGCTGCGCTCGACGCTCTCCAACCCTGGTGACACCGCGCTGCGCGCCAGCAGTTGCGTGATCGGCGAGCTGTGGCTGCGCGAGGGCGCCCAGATCGAGGGCAGGCTGAATCTGCGGCGCGCCGAGATCAACCAGCTCCACCTGGAACCGGAGATGCTCCCCGACGAGGTCCGTCTCCTCGACCTCACCTACACCTTCCTCACCCCGCACGAGCCGGCCGAACGCCGGCTGCCGATGCTGGAGCGCGACGGGGGCGGCTTCGACCCGCACGGCTACGAGCAGCTCACCGCCGCGTACCGGCGCATCGGCGACGACCAGGCCGCCCGGCTCGTCCAGCTCGCCAAGCAGCGCCGTCGCCGGTCCACGCTGCCCTGGTACGGGAAGGTGTGGGGCCGTCTCCAGGACGCCGCCGTCGGCTACGGCTTCCGTCCGCTGCGTGCCGCCGTCTGGCTGCTGTCGCTGCTCGCCATCGGCTCGATCGCGTACGCGGGACACCACCCGCCCGCGCTCAAGGCGGGCGAGGCGCCCGACTTCAACCCGGTCTTCTACACCCTCGACCTGCTGCTGCCGGTGATCTCCTTCGGGCAGGAGAGCGCGTTCGCGCCGACCGGCTGGTACCAGACGCTGTCCTACGTCCTCATCGTCACCGGCTGGATCCTGGCCACGACGGTCGTCGCCGGTGTGACCAGGACGGTCAGCCGGCAGTAG
- the gnd gene encoding phosphogluconate dehydrogenase (NAD(+)-dependent, decarboxylating), which translates to MQLGLIGLGKMGGNMRERIRHAGHTVVGYDRDPALSDVKDLTELVGRLQAPRIVWVMVPAGAATQSTVDELAGLLEPGDVVVDGGNSRWTDDEKHAQELGANGIGFVDAGVSGGVWGLQNGYALMVGGDKEHVDRLQPIFEALKPEGPYGYVHAGRVGAGHFSKMVHNGIEYAMMQAYAEGWELLEKVDSVENVREVFRSWQEGTVIRSWLLDLAVNALDEDTHLDKLRGYAEDSGEGRWTVEAAIDNSVPLPAITASLFARFASRQDDSPQMKMIAALRNQFGGHAVESAEE; encoded by the coding sequence ATGCAGCTTGGCCTGATCGGTCTCGGCAAGATGGGCGGCAACATGCGCGAACGCATCCGCCACGCCGGCCACACCGTCGTCGGCTACGACCGCGACCCCGCGCTCTCCGACGTCAAGGACCTCACCGAACTCGTCGGGCGGTTGCAGGCGCCCCGCATCGTCTGGGTGATGGTGCCGGCCGGCGCCGCCACGCAGTCGACCGTCGACGAACTCGCCGGGCTGCTGGAGCCGGGCGACGTCGTCGTGGACGGCGGCAACTCCCGCTGGACGGACGACGAGAAGCACGCCCAGGAGCTCGGCGCCAACGGCATCGGCTTCGTCGACGCCGGTGTCTCCGGCGGCGTCTGGGGCCTCCAGAACGGGTACGCCCTGATGGTCGGCGGCGACAAGGAGCACGTCGACCGGCTCCAGCCGATCTTCGAGGCGCTCAAGCCGGAGGGCCCGTACGGCTATGTCCACGCGGGCAGGGTCGGCGCGGGGCACTTCTCGAAGATGGTCCACAACGGCATCGAGTACGCCATGATGCAGGCCTACGCCGAGGGCTGGGAACTGCTGGAGAAGGTCGACTCGGTGGAGAACGTGCGCGAGGTCTTCCGGTCCTGGCAGGAGGGCACGGTCATCCGTTCCTGGCTGCTCGACCTGGCCGTCAACGCCCTTGACGAGGACACCCACCTGGACAAGCTGCGCGGCTACGCGGAGGACTCCGGGGAGGGCAGGTGGACCGTCGAGGCCGCCATCGACAACTCCGTACCGCTGCCCGCCATCACGGCGTCCCTCTTCGCGCGGTTCGCGTCCCGGCAGGACGACTCGCCGCAGATGAAGATGATCGCGGCGCTGCGCAACCAGTTCGGCGGCCATGCCGTCGAGTCGGCGGAGGAGTAG
- the opcA gene encoding glucose-6-phosphate dehydrogenase assembly protein OpcA yields MKIDLTDTTASKINKALVEGRRAIGTPAVGMVLTMVVVTDEENAYDSIKAAEEASHEHPSRTLVVIKRHARSPRDRTTSRLDAEVRVGADAGTGETVVLRTYGEVTEHADSVVLPLLLPDAPVVVWWPVDAPQNPSKDPLGALAQRRITDMYAVERPLTALEARVKSYAPGDTDLAWTRLTPWRSMLAAALDQAKMPITSAAVESEAENPSAELLARWLQARLNVTVERVVTAGPVVTAVRLGTESGEILIDRPEGPLATLTLPGQPSRTLALKVRATSELIAEELRRLDADEMYAVALRGEATKDTPSHV; encoded by the coding sequence ATGAAGATCGACCTGACCGACACCACGGCAAGCAAGATCAACAAGGCGCTGGTGGAGGGTCGCCGCGCCATCGGGACGCCCGCAGTGGGCATGGTCCTGACGATGGTCGTCGTCACGGACGAGGAGAACGCCTACGACTCGATCAAGGCGGCCGAGGAGGCCTCGCACGAGCACCCCTCGCGCACCCTGGTCGTCATCAAGCGGCACGCCCGCAGCCCGCGCGACCGCACCACCTCCCGCCTCGACGCCGAGGTCCGGGTGGGCGCCGACGCGGGCACCGGCGAGACGGTCGTCCTGCGGACGTACGGCGAGGTGACCGAGCACGCCGACTCCGTCGTCCTGCCGCTGCTGCTGCCCGACGCGCCGGTCGTCGTGTGGTGGCCGGTGGACGCGCCGCAGAACCCGTCCAAGGACCCGCTGGGCGCGCTCGCGCAGCGCCGGATCACCGACATGTACGCCGTCGAGCGGCCCCTGACGGCCCTGGAGGCGCGCGTGAAGTCGTACGCGCCCGGCGACACCGACCTCGCCTGGACCCGGCTCACCCCGTGGCGTTCGATGCTGGCCGCCGCCCTCGACCAGGCCAAGATGCCGATCACCTCGGCGGCCGTGGAGAGCGAGGCGGAGAACCCGAGCGCGGAACTGCTCGCGCGCTGGCTCCAGGCCCGGCTGAACGTCACGGTCGAGCGGGTCGTCACCGCCGGACCGGTCGTGACGGCCGTCCGGCTCGGCACCGAGAGCGGCGAGATCCTCATCGACCGCCCCGAGGGCCCGCTGGCCACGCTCACGCTGCCCGGCCAGCCCTCGCGCACCCTCGCGCTGAAGGTCCGCGCCACCTCCGAACTCATCGCCGAGGAGCTCAGGCGCCTCGACGCGGACGAGATGTACGCCGTCGCCCTGCGGGGCGAGGCCACCAAGGACACTCCCTCCCATGTCTGA
- a CDS encoding SDR family oxidoreductase: MRVFITGATGFIGSAVVRELIGAGHQVVGVARSDAGAAFLTSAGAEVHRGDLADPEGLRGGAAGADGVIHLAFQHDFANFEASARAERRAIELLGEELAGSGRPFVVTSGTAGLPPGRVGTEDDGFVHDSPAAARVPTEAAALAFAARDVRVSAVRLAPSVHGVGDHGFVPRLIDLARERGVCEYVGDGSNRWPAVHRLDAARLYRLALESAPAGSRLHGVDDEGVRFGDLAAVIGRHLDLPVAAIPAAEADAHFGWLGILVGRDIPASSAQTRKLLGWQPEQPGLIADLEEGHYFGQVAAQA; encoded by the coding sequence GTGCGCGTGTTCATCACCGGCGCGACCGGGTTCATCGGTTCCGCCGTCGTCCGGGAGCTCATCGGCGCCGGGCACCAGGTCGTGGGCGTCGCCCGTTCGGACGCGGGTGCCGCGTTCCTCACCTCCGCCGGGGCCGAGGTGCACCGCGGCGACCTCGCCGACCCCGAAGGGCTGCGCGGCGGTGCGGCCGGCGCCGACGGGGTCATCCATCTGGCGTTCCAGCACGACTTCGCGAACTTCGAGGCGTCCGCCCGCGCCGAACGGCGGGCCATCGAGCTGCTGGGCGAGGAACTCGCGGGCTCCGGACGGCCGTTCGTCGTCACCTCCGGCACCGCGGGGCTGCCGCCGGGCCGGGTGGGCACCGAGGACGACGGGTTCGTCCACGACTCGCCCGCCGCGGCGCGGGTGCCCACCGAGGCGGCGGCGCTCGCGTTCGCCGCGCGGGACGTCCGCGTCTCGGCGGTCCGCCTCGCCCCCTCGGTGCACGGCGTCGGCGACCACGGCTTCGTGCCGCGGCTGATCGACCTCGCCCGCGAACGGGGCGTCTGCGAGTACGTCGGCGACGGGTCCAACCGCTGGCCCGCCGTGCACCGGCTCGACGCGGCCCGGCTCTACCGGCTCGCCCTGGAGTCGGCCCCGGCGGGCAGCCGGCTGCACGGCGTCGACGACGAGGGCGTGCGCTTCGGCGACCTCGCCGCCGTCATCGGCCGCCACCTCGATCTGCCGGTCGCCGCGATCCCCGCCGCCGAGGCGGACGCCCACTTCGGCTGGCTGGGCATCCTCGTCGGCCGGGACATCCCCGCGTCCAGCGCCCAGACGCGCAAGCTGCTGGGCTGGCAGCCCGAACAGCCCGGTCTCATCGCGGACTTGGAAGAGGGGCACTACTTCGGGCAGGTGGCCGCCCAGGCCTGA
- a CDS encoding LysR family transcriptional regulator, which translates to MPDRAPEPAPGRPTPVADLDLRLVRYFTVVAEHGHFGRAAHALHITQPSLSRQVRRLEQQLGARLLDRTPRGSRLTAAGEVFLPHAKALLRSAAEAATRARAAAEPSRLTVGYVTATIVTPAVRELRRRHPDADVRTLHLAWQDLPQALLDHRVDVMVARLPFPTDGLHVTVLYDEPRVLVVPLDHRLAGKESVTVDDLAGEPMPRVRGSDPARSAFWRLEPRPDGLPVPDGPYVDEVEDKFELVAAGQTVAVSAAAPGFVLRPDLTGVPLDGVEPSHVVLATRAEDRGRLVTAFRKIARTHLTGTSGDAGS; encoded by the coding sequence ATGCCCGACCGCGCCCCGGAACCCGCCCCTGGTCGTCCCACCCCGGTTGCCGACCTCGATCTACGGCTGGTGCGGTACTTCACCGTCGTCGCCGAGCACGGGCACTTCGGTCGAGCCGCGCACGCCCTGCACATCACCCAGCCGTCCCTGAGTCGCCAAGTGCGCCGTCTGGAGCAGCAGTTGGGGGCCCGCCTGCTGGACCGCACCCCGCGCGGCTCGCGACTCACAGCGGCGGGGGAGGTCTTCCTGCCGCACGCCAAGGCACTTCTGCGCTCGGCCGCCGAGGCCGCCACGCGGGCCCGTGCCGCCGCCGAGCCCAGTCGCCTCACCGTCGGCTATGTCACGGCCACCATCGTCACCCCGGCCGTACGCGAGCTGCGCCGCAGGCATCCCGACGCCGACGTCCGCACCCTGCACCTGGCCTGGCAGGACCTGCCTCAGGCGCTGCTCGACCACCGGGTGGACGTCATGGTGGCCCGGCTCCCGTTCCCGACGGACGGGCTGCACGTCACCGTCCTCTACGACGAACCCCGGGTACTGGTCGTGCCCCTCGACCACCGGCTGGCCGGCAAGGAGTCCGTCACCGTCGACGACCTCGCCGGCGAACCCATGCCCCGGGTACGGGGATCCGACCCCGCCCGGAGCGCGTTCTGGCGGCTCGAACCGCGCCCCGACGGACTCCCGGTGCCGGACGGGCCGTACGTGGACGAGGTCGAGGACAAGTTCGAACTCGTCGCGGCGGGACAGACGGTGGCCGTGTCGGCCGCCGCCCCCGGGTTCGTCCTGCGCCCCGACCTCACCGGCGTTCCCCTCGACGGCGTCGAGCCGAGCCATGTCGTTCTGGCGACCCGCGCCGAAGACCGGGGCCGCCTGGTGACCGCCTTCCGCAAGATCGCCCGGACCCACCTGACGGGAACGTCGGGCGACGCCGGGAGTTGA
- a CDS encoding glycoside hydrolase family 16 protein, with the protein MSATSAIPRRRRALVAVLSTLGLAAAAAAAVTLPANASAPTPASGWTQVFLDDFTGAAGTGVNTSNWQYSTGTSYPGGPANWGTGEVETMTNSTSNVSLDGNGNLRITPLRDAAGNWTSGRIETKRTDFQPPAGGKLKVEARLQMPNVTGTAAEGYWPAFWALGGPYRGNYQNWPGVGELDIMENVQGMNKVWATMHCGTNPGGPCNETTGIGNSVACPGATCQSGFHTYSMEWDRSVTPEAIRFYVDGVNYHTVTANQVDAATWTNATNHGYFVILNVAMGGAFPDAFGGGLDGATEPGHPMVVDYVQVLQAAGSGGGTTTPTTTPPSGSRDAYGTIQAESYDSQSGTATETTTDTGGGQDIGSLANGDWALYKGVTFGSTAATQFKARVASGAAGGVSGLVEVRLDSRTATPIGSFSVANTGGWQTWRTIPANISSVTGTHDVYLTFTSGQPSDFVNVNWLTFGH; encoded by the coding sequence ATGAGTGCAACCTCCGCCATACCCAGACGGCGACGCGCGCTCGTCGCCGTGCTCAGCACGCTCGGACTGGCGGCCGCCGCCGCGGCGGCCGTCACCCTGCCCGCGAACGCCTCCGCGCCCACGCCCGCGTCCGGCTGGACGCAGGTCTTCCTCGACGACTTCACCGGCGCCGCGGGCACCGGCGTCAACACCTCCAACTGGCAGTACAGCACCGGGACCTCGTATCCGGGCGGGCCGGCCAACTGGGGTACCGGCGAGGTCGAGACGATGACCAACAGCACCAGCAACGTCTCGCTCGACGGCAACGGCAACCTGCGCATCACACCGCTGCGCGACGCGGCCGGCAACTGGACCTCGGGCCGTATCGAGACCAAGCGCACCGACTTCCAGCCCCCGGCCGGCGGCAAGCTCAAGGTCGAGGCCCGGCTGCAGATGCCCAACGTGACCGGCACCGCCGCCGAGGGCTACTGGCCCGCGTTCTGGGCGCTCGGCGGGCCGTACCGGGGCAACTACCAGAACTGGCCGGGCGTCGGCGAGCTGGACATCATGGAGAACGTCCAGGGCATGAACAAGGTCTGGGCGACGATGCACTGCGGCACCAACCCGGGCGGCCCGTGCAACGAGACGACCGGCATCGGCAACTCCGTCGCGTGTCCGGGCGCCACCTGCCAGTCCGGGTTCCACACCTACTCGATGGAGTGGGACCGCTCGGTGACCCCCGAGGCGATCCGCTTCTACGTCGACGGCGTCAACTACCACACCGTCACCGCGAATCAGGTCGACGCGGCGACCTGGACCAACGCCACGAACCACGGCTACTTCGTCATCCTGAACGTGGCGATGGGCGGCGCGTTCCCGGACGCCTTCGGAGGCGGTCTGGACGGCGCCACCGAGCCGGGTCACCCGATGGTGGTGGACTACGTGCAGGTGCTCCAGGCCGCGGGCAGCGGGGGCGGCACCACCACGCCGACGACGACGCCGCCGTCCGGCAGCCGGGACGCCTACGGCACGATCCAGGCCGAGTCCTACGACAGCCAGTCGGGCACGGCCACCGAGACCACCACGGACACCGGCGGCGGCCAGGACATCGGCTCCCTCGCGAACGGCGACTGGGCGCTGTACAAGGGCGTCACCTTCGGCTCGACGGCGGCGACCCAGTTCAAGGCGCGGGTCGCCAGCGGTGCGGCCGGCGGGGTCAGCGGACTGGTCGAGGTGCGCCTCGACAGCCGTACGGCCACGCCCATCGGCAGCTTCTCGGTGGCCAACACCGGTGGCTGGCAGACATGGCGGACGATCCCCGCGAACATCAGCTCCGTCACCGGCACCCACGACGTCTATCTGACCTTCACCAGCGGCCAGCCGTCGGACTTCGTGAACGTCAACTGGTTGACCTTCGGACACTGA
- a CDS encoding IclR family transcriptional regulator translates to MTSRSAPDRLLAVLAAFDHTHSALSLTDISRRAGLTLSTAHRLVGALTEWGALERDPSGAYHVGLRLWEVAALAPRGLALRQVALPYLEDLYEATHENVQLAVRDGSEVVYTEWLSGRSAVGVHIRVGARWPLHVTGVGLALLAHGGSELQDAYCAGPLASYTPHTITDPAQLRRVLAEVRRTGVAVSSRQVTADALSVAAPVRGPGGAVVAAVSVVVPHAGATVPVLVPAVRLAARGISRALGWQPEGRPE, encoded by the coding sequence ATGACCTCACGTTCCGCGCCGGACCGGCTGCTGGCCGTGCTCGCCGCGTTCGACCACACGCACTCCGCGCTGTCCCTCACCGACATCAGCCGCCGCGCCGGGCTGACCCTCTCCACCGCGCACCGGCTGGTGGGTGCGCTGACCGAGTGGGGCGCCCTGGAGCGGGACCCGTCCGGCGCGTACCACGTGGGGCTGCGGCTGTGGGAGGTCGCGGCACTGGCACCGCGCGGTCTGGCGCTGCGTCAGGTCGCGCTGCCCTACCTGGAGGATCTGTACGAAGCCACGCACGAGAACGTGCAGTTGGCGGTGCGGGACGGGTCCGAGGTCGTCTACACCGAGTGGCTGTCGGGGCGTTCGGCGGTCGGCGTGCACATCCGGGTGGGCGCCCGCTGGCCGCTGCACGTCACCGGCGTCGGGCTCGCGCTGCTCGCCCACGGCGGCTCCGAGCTCCAAGACGCCTACTGCGCCGGGCCGTTGGCGTCCTACACCCCCCACACCATCACCGATCCGGCCCAGTTGCGCCGGGTGCTGGCCGAAGTGCGGCGCACGGGCGTTGCGGTGAGCAGCCGTCAGGTCACGGCAGACGCCCTGTCGGTGGCCGCTCCGGTGCGCGGTCCGGGCGGGGCGGTGGTGGCCGCCGTGTCGGTCGTCGTCCCGCACGCCGGCGCGACCGTCCCGGTGCTGGTGCCGGCGGTACGGCTCGCGGCCCGGGGCATCTCACGGGCCCTGGGCTGGCAGCCGGAGGGCCGGCCCGAGTAA
- a CDS encoding MarR family winged helix-turn-helix transcriptional regulator, with protein MRELHADAGYLLYRLGLRSGQLFNTFLQESGLRLRHYAVLRFLATSDGALQRELSTRLGYDPSAIVGLVDDLEKLGFAERRPAPDDRRSRIVVLTEDGRAFLRGTDAAGLRVSNDLLDPLGPADRETLHTLLLRIAGDGLA; from the coding sequence ATGCGCGAACTGCACGCGGACGCGGGCTACCTCCTCTACCGCCTGGGACTGCGCTCGGGTCAGCTCTTCAACACCTTCCTCCAGGAGTCCGGGCTGCGCCTGCGGCACTACGCCGTACTGCGCTTCCTCGCCACCTCCGACGGCGCCCTCCAGCGCGAGCTGAGCACCCGGCTGGGCTACGACCCGAGCGCGATCGTCGGCCTGGTCGACGACCTGGAGAAGCTGGGCTTCGCCGAGCGCCGCCCGGCCCCGGACGACCGCCGCAGCCGTATCGTCGTCCTCACCGAGGACGGCCGCGCCTTCCTGCGCGGCACCGACGCGGCGGGCCTGCGGGTGTCGAACGACCTGCTCGACCCGCTCGGCCCGGCCGACCGCGAGACACTGCACACGCTGCTGTTGCGGATCGCCGGGGACGGACTCGCCTGA